The Fervidobacterium pennivorans DNA segment AACCAAATAGTAGAACTTGTTCTACGACCACTGCCAGGGCAAGGCTTTATAGGTGTTATAGGTCCACAACGGATAGGTAAAACTACCATGATTGAGAATTTGCAGAGTAACTTCAGGCAAAAAGGAATACCTTTTTTGCACGTTACCAGTGGATCTGATTTAATTGCACAAACATTGCAAGTTTGTTCAGACAAAGTATCAGAGAAGCTGGTTTCGAGTTTATCTTATTGTCTGGAAAACGTTTGCACTACAGACACAGTGAGCATAGATGTGGTTCAAGCTTTGACGCATCTTGATAACGTGGTTATATTCGTTGATGACTATCAAGAAGCAGATGAACGACTGAAATCATTCTTAAGAAGACTTGCAAGCTTTGACAGTACTGGGAGAATAAAAATTCTTGCTTTCTCTGTTGAGGACTCGGAAGACTTCCATCTTCGTGTTGAATTAAAAGCGTTTGACAAACATACAATAAAAAGGCTTTTAGACTCGTCTTTCTTAAAAATACAAAATCAAGACATCCTCGTTGATTGGCTCTATGCTGCCAGTGGAGGCTTACCAGGGCTTATAGTTGAATACCTTAGATACCTTTACGAACAAGATGTACTAAGAAAAGAGCACGAAGGATTTGTTTTCGATGCGGAAAGACTTGAAGAAGTTAGGGTTGAATCTATTTTTGTCGAGAGAGTAGAAAAATTCAAGAACTCAAACGCGAAATATCTTTCAGTTCTCGGGCAAAAGTTTAACCTGGTAGAAGTAGAAACCTTGGAAAAGTTATTGGGTGAAAATATAGATTTGACAAAGCTTCTAGAAGATGGGATACTTTACAGAGAATACAATATAATCCGCTTCACACTCAAACAGTATTGGGAAATACTGTACGAATCGATTGTTGAAGAGGAAAGGTTAGAACTCCATAAAAAATTGGCATCTTCTTTGGCTGACTATGAGAAGAGGGCTTGGCATTTGGAATCATCAGGAAATGAAGTGTCAGCTGCTGTTGCTTATCTAAAGTACGCAATGGAGCTTCTAAATTTTTACGCATCTCCATCAGTTATATACGCTGTGCTACAAAAAGCGAGAAAAATTCTTAAAAATCGAGAGTCTTACGCTTATTATAAATTCCTACTCGAACTTGCTGAACGAACAGAAGACGAAAACTATATAAGAGACTTGGACATTCCGGATAAAAAGATATACGTCTATCTGAAATCGTTCAAATACTACTTAGTTTACGACTACAAGAACGCAGTAGAACTTCTCAAAAATTCGCACGTCGAGCTTGGACCGTTTGGTAATTTGAAGCGTGAGTTTTTACTATTACGGTCCGAAGTGGGACAAGCTCCTGGAAGAAAAGATTATTACGAAAGAGCAAAACGAATAATGGAACAACTTGACGAAAACAACCCGTTGCACGTGAGGCTTCTTATTGACATTTACATATTTATGTCGGTTATAGCTCGTTCGAACCCATCAAAGGCTTTAGAGTACTTAAGAAAGGCTGAAAAGCTAGCACTTGATTGCAATGTTGCACATAAACTCCCATCGATTTATAACAACATTGCTGTTGAGATTACAAACACCACTATTTCTATGCAGTACCTTGAACGAGCAGTAAAGGCTGCTGAAAACATTGGGTTGCCTGCTCGAAGCTATTTATCAAGGTTAAACATACTTTCCCACGCACTTTATGCAGGTAAGATAGGAGAATTCATATCTGGTATTGCTGAATTAGAACCAAAACTTGAAATGTTAAACTTAAGAAATGAGATAATCTTTGCACAAACACTAGAGGCTTATTATCATAGTTATAATTTCGAAGTTGAAGAAGCTCTTCAACATATTGAGCGTATAAAAGAACGTTACGGGGTGGATAGTTCATTCGACATTTTTGCTGTTCACTTTATAACAAGAAACCTTCCTAAAGCAATGGAGTACAAACAAAGTGTCTTGAGTAGCGAGGAGTATGATGAAAACACAAAGGAGATTGTCGAGGTCATTTCTGCAGTCGGAACAGAGGAGTTTGCAATAAAATGGAAAAAGTATAGAGATGCTGGTTCTAGGTATTTCAGGGAAGAAATAGTAGCAGTTTTGGGAAACGAATTGGCAAGAACTGTTCCTGAATTATTCAAAGAGGAACTTGAGTATCTCGAAACGAACTACGTGCTTGATGGAGCTTTGTTATCCTTGGCAATGGTGTACGAAGGATTTGGTCATTACTATAAAGCCCTCGGTAATGAATA contains these protein-coding regions:
- a CDS encoding diguanylate cyclase domain-containing protein, with protein sequence MEILEYIGDTYWSSDYIVEIQGYKKVAKFVEKSLIKSKADAILRSGLARNVYGLIVPEIFYFEEGERDILVYDIPSYDSISRYGREHVEKLLPQLLSIMKTVLHIPGLFVPYMGLDDLVIVNDEIRIFLPLIQSFEHVESMAKTGKVFAAPEYFRKEITDKSTIYVFGKIIHDLTSNEELKRIVQRMIVEEPSQRDYVEEIPFQNVFGSKKILTIRRIHREEENQIVELVLRPLPGQGFIGVIGPQRIGKTTMIENLQSNFRQKGIPFLHVTSGSDLIAQTLQVCSDKVSEKLVSSLSYCLENVCTTDTVSIDVVQALTHLDNVVIFVDDYQEADERLKSFLRRLASFDSTGRIKILAFSVEDSEDFHLRVELKAFDKHTIKRLLDSSFLKIQNQDILVDWLYAASGGLPGLIVEYLRYLYEQDVLRKEHEGFVFDAERLEEVRVESIFVERVEKFKNSNAKYLSVLGQKFNLVEVETLEKLLGENIDLTKLLEDGILYREYNIIRFTLKQYWEILYESIVEEERLELHKKLASSLADYEKRAWHLESSGNEVSAAVAYLKYAMELLNFYASPSVIYAVLQKARKILKNRESYAYYKFLLELAERTEDENYIRDLDIPDKKIYVYLKSFKYYLVYDYKNAVELLKNSHVELGPFGNLKREFLLLRSEVGQAPGRKDYYERAKRIMEQLDENNPLHVRLLIDIYIFMSVIARSNPSKALEYLRKAEKLALDCNVAHKLPSIYNNIAVEITNTTISMQYLERAVKAAENIGLPARSYLSRLNILSHALYAGKIGEFISGIAELEPKLEMLNLRNEIIFAQTLEAYYHSYNFEVEEALQHIERIKERYGVDSSFDIFAVHFITRNLPKAMEYKQSVLSSEEYDENTKEIVEVISAVGTEEFAIKWKKYRDAGSRYFREEIVAVLGNELARTVPELFKEELEYLETNYVLDGALLSLAMVYEGFGHYYKALGNEYKSKSYYSKAITIYKDIGLENAARMLCELYGVELEKDEKEKHSKQLSTLSYDLLSSLKAIDPKTEPEKLLNYFAAKVLSLIPARSLLLRLYDKVLDKTFETSLGTADREKPVRETLSVAPLELYVNDKIDKNATYELWLSNQNVRFPEEYKNELLPILQLLEYSFVAVMKGTLTWLRSLIDPLTKLYTRYHFSEVLQHYFEKAQSEQGELSVVMCDIDNFKRINDTYGHLTGDAVLKEVARILRDNVRSTDVVGRFGGEEFVLLFPSTGEEEAKTVVERLRRLTRDLNKFPFNITLSYGIAVYPACKVNDSEELIQKADIALYHAKNTGKDKIVVYTEGMSGGLHA